One Gammaproteobacteria bacterium DNA segment encodes these proteins:
- the pspA gene encoding phage shock protein PspA → MGIFSRFTDIINANINALLDKAEDPKKMIRLIIQEMEDTLVEVRAESARTIAEKKQLERKCRYLEEEAASWEAKAELAVRKGREDLAKAALLEKRQCLQDKEVLQRELAQLDEALSRLTEEISALQKKLDETRARQEALLMRHQTSSNRIRVREKLANDNRDKLWQRFERFEQKLDTLDATIEAQDIGRARSLKDEFASLEAEDMLEEELAQLKQRVKGHDKHSDSNK, encoded by the coding sequence TGGATAAAGCCGAAGATCCGAAGAAAATGATTCGGCTGATTATTCAGGAAATGGAAGACACTTTGGTGGAAGTGCGTGCAGAATCAGCGCGGACGATTGCGGAAAAGAAGCAACTTGAACGAAAATGTCGTTACTTGGAAGAGGAAGCCGCATCATGGGAAGCCAAAGCTGAGCTCGCGGTGCGTAAGGGACGTGAAGATCTTGCGAAGGCGGCGCTGTTGGAAAAACGCCAATGCCTGCAAGATAAAGAAGTTTTGCAGCGAGAACTTGCGCAATTGGATGAGGCGCTAAGCCGATTGACCGAAGAAATTTCGGCACTTCAAAAGAAGTTGGATGAAACACGCGCTCGGCAAGAAGCGCTACTGATGCGTCATCAAACATCTAGTAATCGTATCCGCGTACGCGAAAAGTTGGCGAATGATAACCGTGATAAACTTTGGCAACGTTTTGAACGTTTTGAACAAAAGTTGGACACCTTAGATGCGACAATTGAAGCGCAGGACATTGGGCGAGCGCGCAGCTTGAAAGATGAATTCGCAAGCCTTGAAGCTGAGGATATGTTGGAAGAAGAGCTGGCACAGCTGAAACAAAGAGTAAAAGGTCATGACAAACATTCAGATTCGAACAAGTAA